From the genome of Dickeya aquatica, one region includes:
- a CDS encoding HD domain-containing protein, translated as MTLTEQARIFATEAHAACGQKRKYTGEPYIVHPQAVVAQLMSIGPSPEMIAAAWLHDTVEDTAVTLADIDTAFGPQVASYVEMLTDVLTRSTGGERIHRKNTNLLHSAQACPQAQSIKLCDLIDNSRNILEHDPIFARGYMVEMRRLLTVLTQGDSRLYAIATRQCESTILRIHRQMGDEQWYQTLWQQYEAHLPLQTVLAHRHALTP; from the coding sequence ATGACCCTGACTGAACAGGCACGAATATTTGCGACAGAAGCGCATGCCGCATGCGGCCAGAAACGTAAATATACCGGAGAGCCCTATATTGTTCATCCGCAAGCGGTGGTGGCGCAACTGATGTCCATCGGCCCATCGCCGGAAATGATCGCGGCTGCCTGGCTGCATGACACGGTGGAGGATACCGCCGTTACACTTGCAGACATCGACACGGCGTTTGGGCCGCAGGTTGCATCCTATGTGGAGATGCTGACCGATGTGCTCACCCGCAGCACCGGCGGTGAGCGCATTCATCGCAAGAATACCAATTTGCTACACAGCGCACAGGCCTGCCCACAGGCGCAAAGCATCAAACTGTGCGATTTAATTGATAACAGCCGCAACATTCTGGAGCATGACCCGATATTCGCCCGTGGCTATATGGTGGAAATGCGCCGGTTGTTGACGGTGCTGACGCAGGGCGACTCACGGCTATACGCCATCGCTACACGCCAGTGCGAGAGCACGATTTTGCGTATTCACCGGCAAATGGGTGATGAGCAATGGTATCAAACCCTCTGGCAGCAGTATGAGGCGCACCTGCCGCTGCAAACGGTGCTGGCGCATCGCCATGCGTTAACCCCCTAG
- a CDS encoding SDR family oxidoreductase, whose amino-acid sequence MNMTGNTILITGGSTGIGLGLAEAFHQRGNQVIIASRCEAALREAAAAFPGMAWRVFDQRDTAATTAFVAELTQAFPALNVLINNAGIQRREDLTHPDLPAITDTLATNLTGPLWLTGALIPHLLRQPQAAILNVTSELAFLPQAITPTYCASKAALHAYTEALRCQLRHSAVRVIEIIPPWVQTGLQGEWGFDPRAMPLAAFIDETLSVLAQQPEAQEIVVSRARDLRFAERDGVYAERFQRVNEQDNE is encoded by the coding sequence ATGAACATGACGGGTAATACGATACTGATTACCGGCGGGAGTACAGGCATTGGGCTTGGGCTGGCTGAGGCTTTTCATCAGCGCGGCAATCAGGTGATTATTGCTTCTCGATGCGAGGCTGCGCTACGCGAGGCGGCAGCGGCATTTCCCGGCATGGCCTGGCGGGTGTTCGATCAGCGTGACACCGCGGCGACAACGGCGTTCGTCGCCGAATTGACGCAGGCGTTTCCAGCGCTGAATGTGCTTATTAATAATGCGGGCATTCAGCGGCGTGAGGATTTAACCCATCCTGATTTACCTGCCATCACCGATACCCTGGCCACGAACCTGACCGGGCCATTGTGGCTCACGGGCGCGCTGATACCACATTTGTTACGCCAGCCGCAGGCGGCAATACTCAATGTCACCTCTGAGCTGGCGTTTTTGCCACAGGCCATCACCCCGACGTATTGCGCCAGTAAAGCCGCTCTGCATGCCTATACCGAGGCGCTGCGCTGTCAACTGCGTCACTCTGCTGTGCGTGTGATTGAGATAATCCCTCCCTGGGTGCAAACCGGTTTACAGGGCGAATGGGGTTTTGACCCGCGCGCCATGCCGCTGGCGGCGTTTATTGATGAAACCCTTTCGGTGCTGGCGCAACAGCCAGAAGCACAGGAAATTGTGGTCAGCCGCGCCCGTGACTTGCGCTTTGCTGAGCGTGATGGGGTTTATGCCGAGCGTTTTCAGCGTGTTAATGAGCAGGATAATGAATAA
- the ahpF gene encoding alkyl hydroperoxide reductase subunit F → MLDNNMQLQLKAYLEKLTKPVELVATLDDSAKSADVRTLLTQIAGLSEKVSFFENNDLPVRKPSFLVTNPGSASGPRFAGAPMGHEFTSLVLALLQTGGHPSKEAQELLDQIRDLDGTFHFETYYSLTCHNCPDVVQALNLMAILNPNVTHTAIDGGVFQDEIKDRNIMGVPTVFLNGEHFSQGRMSLAEIVGKVDTGATARVVDKLNSRPVYDVLIVGSGPAGAAAAVYAARKGIRTGLMGERFGGQILDTVDIENYISVPKTEGAKLAGALKAHVDDYDVDVIDVQSAQKLIPATQPGQPHQIETASGAVLKSRSIIIATGARWRNMNVPGEDQYRTRGVTYCPHCDGPLFKGKHVAVIGGGNSGVEAAIDLAGVVKHVTLLEFAPELKADSVLQQKLRSLPNVDVIVNAQTTEVLGDGQKVTSLEYKDRLTDNVHKLALEGIFVQIGLLPNTGWLEGAVNRNRIGEIEIDARCETSVKGVFAAGDCTTVPYKQIIIATGEGAKASLSAFDYLIRAQ, encoded by the coding sequence ATGCTCGACAATAACATGCAACTCCAGTTGAAAGCCTACCTGGAAAAATTGACTAAGCCGGTTGAGCTGGTGGCAACGCTGGACGATTCGGCCAAATCAGCAGACGTTCGCACACTGCTGACGCAAATTGCCGGTTTATCTGAAAAAGTCAGTTTCTTTGAAAATAATGACCTGCCGGTACGCAAACCTTCATTTCTGGTGACGAACCCCGGCTCGGCCAGCGGCCCGCGTTTTGCCGGTGCACCGATGGGGCATGAATTTACCTCGCTGGTGCTGGCTCTGCTCCAGACTGGCGGACACCCGTCAAAAGAGGCGCAGGAGTTGCTCGACCAAATCCGCGACCTGGACGGTACGTTTCACTTCGAAACCTATTATTCGCTGACCTGCCACAACTGCCCGGATGTGGTGCAGGCGCTGAATTTAATGGCCATCCTGAACCCGAATGTAACCCACACCGCAATTGATGGCGGCGTGTTTCAGGATGAGATCAAAGACCGCAATATCATGGGCGTGCCGACGGTATTCCTGAACGGTGAACACTTTAGTCAGGGCCGCATGAGCCTGGCGGAGATCGTCGGCAAGGTGGATACCGGTGCGACCGCTCGCGTAGTGGATAAGCTCAATAGCCGCCCGGTGTATGACGTGCTGATCGTCGGCAGCGGCCCGGCGGGAGCCGCCGCTGCGGTGTACGCCGCCCGTAAAGGCATCCGCACCGGTTTGATGGGCGAGCGTTTCGGCGGGCAAATTCTCGATACCGTCGATATCGAAAACTACATTTCTGTGCCGAAAACCGAAGGCGCGAAGCTGGCCGGTGCACTGAAAGCCCATGTCGATGATTACGACGTGGATGTGATTGATGTGCAAAGTGCACAAAAACTGATCCCGGCGACGCAACCCGGCCAGCCACACCAGATTGAAACGGCCTCTGGTGCGGTGCTGAAATCACGCAGCATCATCATTGCCACCGGTGCGCGCTGGCGCAACATGAACGTGCCGGGCGAAGATCAATACCGCACCCGTGGTGTGACTTATTGCCCGCACTGTGACGGCCCGCTGTTTAAGGGCAAGCATGTGGCGGTGATAGGCGGCGGTAACTCTGGCGTGGAAGCCGCCATCGATCTGGCCGGTGTGGTGAAACACGTTACCCTGCTGGAATTTGCACCAGAACTGAAAGCCGACTCGGTGTTGCAGCAAAAACTGCGCAGCCTGCCGAATGTCGATGTGATTGTGAATGCACAGACGACCGAAGTGCTGGGCGACGGCCAGAAAGTGACCAGTCTGGAATATAAAGACCGCCTCACGGATAACGTCCATAAGCTGGCGCTGGAAGGCATTTTCGTGCAAATCGGTCTGTTGCCGAATACCGGCTGGCTGGAAGGCGCGGTTAACCGCAATCGTATCGGTGAAATCGAGATAGATGCCCGTTGCGAAACCAGCGTGAAAGGGGTGTTTGCTGCCGGAGACTGCACGACGGTGCCCTATAAACAGATTATTATCGCCACCGGTGAAGGGGCGAAAGCGTCACTGAGTGCGTTCGATTATTTGATACGAGCACAATGA
- a CDS encoding 1,2-dihydroxy-3-keto-5-methylthiopentene dioxygenase produces the protein MTTLAIFTLPHTAQPHQLLTDFHEISARLAAAGISFTRWPVSDLPEPATEPHLLAHFQHEIARLSQQEGYRSADVITLTPTHPQRAELREKFLQEHTHSEDEVRFFVRGSGTFFVPAGEQVYRLTCQAGDLLRVPAHTAHWFDCGESPDFTAIRLFTNPSGWVGHLTGRATFH, from the coding sequence ATGACCACACTGGCAATATTTACCCTGCCCCACACCGCACAACCGCACCAGTTACTGACGGATTTTCACGAAATCAGTGCACGACTGGCCGCCGCCGGTATTTCATTCACGCGCTGGCCGGTCAGCGACCTTCCAGAGCCAGCCACCGAGCCGCACTTACTGGCACATTTTCAGCATGAAATCGCCAGACTCAGTCAGCAGGAAGGCTATCGCAGTGCTGATGTCATTACCCTGACACCCACACACCCGCAACGGGCAGAGCTGCGGGAGAAATTTTTACAAGAACATACACATAGCGAAGACGAAGTGCGTTTTTTTGTGCGCGGCAGCGGCACATTTTTTGTACCGGCAGGGGAGCAGGTGTATCGCCTCACCTGTCAGGCTGGCGACCTGTTGCGTGTTCCGGCACACACCGCTCACTGGTTTGATTGTGGCGAATCTCCTGACTTCACTGCCATTCGTCTGTTTACCAATCCCTCAGGCTGGGTGGGGCACCTGACCGGTCGTGCGACTTTTCACTAA
- the ahpC gene encoding alkyl hydroperoxide reductase subunit C: MSVINTKVKPFKNQAFKDGQFIEVTEQNIEGKWSVFFFYPADFTFVCPTELGDVADYYDEFQKIGVDIYSVSTDTHFTHKAWHSSSETIAKIKYAMIGDPTGALTRNFENMREDQGLADRGTFIVDPQGIIQAVEITAEGIGRDASDLLRKVKAAQYVASHPGEVCPAKWKEGDATLAPSLDLVGKI, translated from the coding sequence ATGTCCGTTATCAATACTAAAGTTAAACCGTTTAAAAACCAGGCCTTTAAAGATGGTCAGTTCATCGAGGTGACCGAGCAGAACATCGAAGGTAAATGGAGCGTGTTCTTCTTCTATCCGGCTGACTTTACCTTCGTTTGCCCAACTGAACTGGGCGACGTGGCGGATTACTACGACGAATTCCAGAAAATCGGCGTTGATATTTACTCTGTCTCCACTGACACCCACTTTACCCACAAAGCCTGGCACAGCAGCTCTGAAACCATCGCCAAAATCAAATACGCGATGATTGGCGACCCGACCGGTGCGCTGACCCGCAACTTCGAAAACATGCGCGAAGATCAGGGCCTGGCTGACCGTGGTACGTTTATCGTTGACCCGCAAGGTATTATTCAGGCGGTGGAAATTACGGCAGAAGGCATTGGCCGTGATGCATCTGACCTGCTGCGCAAAGTGAAAGCCGCCCAGTACGTGGCCTCTCACCCCGGCGAAGTGTGCCCGGCAAAATGGAAAGAAGGCGATGCGACACTGGCTCCGTCTTTGGATCTGGTCGGCAAAATCTAA
- a CDS encoding methyl-accepting chemotaxis protein: protein MNTTAVPSSSSGVSFWHHWRLMPMFSSIIGVILILFALAIGFSVHFLMRSNSSLNDVTAEIQVRLGVSNSSNHLRTARLMLIQAAAAAKEGDKDTASSSVQQAEGRLKQSADSFATYQNREVKTPADLALEDALQQRYNEYVNNGVRPMLEAVKAGRYDDVVSMEWKVVRKLDLAYNDVLLKVVAIRTQRAEALNSEAQQESVFGYSVMAVSFVVAVLVSLFTYLCLRRVIIKPLRSLVARIEHIASGDLTMPLAQWGRGEVGQLGHYLQNMQQSLARTVSNVRHGVEAIYQGITEISAGNSDLSSRTEEQASALEQTAASMEELTSTVRHNAENANHASQLAGDASGKARQGGELVEGVVKTMGNIHQSSKKISEITNIINGIAFQTNILALNAAVEAARAGEQGRGFAVVAGEVRSLAQRSAQAAKEIEGLISESVTLVETGSGQVSRAGETMQDIVNAVTSVTDIMAEISVASQEQSKGIDQVGQAINSIDNVTQQNAALVEQSTAAAASLAGQAAGLSEAVSAFRIDNVEPRRAVSAPARSALAQPTSLGALPAAKKAKNTQADWETF from the coding sequence ATGAATACCACTGCTGTGCCTTCTTCGTCATCCGGTGTGAGTTTTTGGCACCATTGGCGGCTGATGCCGATGTTCAGTTCCATCATCGGCGTCATTCTGATTTTGTTTGCGTTGGCGATAGGGTTTTCGGTGCATTTTTTGATGCGCAGCAACAGCTCGCTGAATGATGTGACGGCGGAAATTCAGGTGCGACTCGGCGTGTCGAACAGTTCTAACCATTTGCGTACGGCTCGTCTGATGTTGATTCAGGCCGCCGCTGCCGCCAAAGAAGGCGATAAAGACACCGCCAGCAGCAGTGTTCAGCAGGCAGAAGGCCGCCTGAAGCAGTCGGCAGACAGCTTTGCCACCTACCAGAACCGGGAAGTCAAAACCCCGGCAGACCTGGCGCTGGAAGATGCGCTGCAACAGCGCTACAACGAGTACGTTAACAATGGCGTCAGGCCGATGCTCGAAGCGGTGAAAGCCGGTCGCTATGATGATGTGGTCAGTATGGAATGGAAAGTCGTTCGCAAGCTGGATCTGGCGTATAACGATGTATTACTGAAAGTGGTGGCTATCCGTACCCAGCGGGCCGAAGCGCTGAATAGCGAGGCACAGCAGGAGTCGGTGTTTGGCTATAGCGTGATGGCGGTAAGCTTTGTGGTGGCGGTGCTGGTTTCCCTGTTTACCTATCTGTGCCTGCGTCGGGTCATTATCAAACCGCTGCGTTCACTGGTTGCGCGTATTGAACATATTGCCTCCGGCGATCTGACGATGCCACTGGCGCAGTGGGGGCGCGGTGAGGTGGGGCAATTGGGGCATTATCTCCAGAATATGCAGCAGTCGCTGGCGCGCACGGTCAGCAATGTGCGTCACGGTGTAGAGGCCATTTATCAAGGTATTACGGAGATTTCCGCGGGTAATAGCGATCTTTCCTCACGCACGGAAGAACAGGCTTCTGCGCTGGAGCAGACGGCCGCCAGCATGGAGGAACTGACGTCAACCGTGCGCCATAATGCTGAAAACGCCAACCATGCCAGTCAACTGGCCGGTGATGCTTCGGGTAAGGCGCGTCAGGGGGGCGAACTGGTGGAAGGCGTGGTGAAAACCATGGGGAATATTCACCAAAGTTCGAAGAAAATTTCAGAAATCACGAATATTATCAATGGTATCGCTTTTCAAACCAACATTCTGGCGCTGAACGCTGCGGTGGAAGCGGCGCGTGCCGGTGAGCAGGGGCGTGGTTTTGCGGTGGTGGCCGGGGAAGTGCGTTCACTGGCGCAGCGCAGCGCTCAGGCTGCCAAAGAGATTGAAGGGCTGATTAGCGAATCGGTGACGCTGGTGGAAACCGGTTCAGGTCAGGTGAGCCGCGCCGGGGAAACCATGCAGGATATCGTCAATGCTGTTACCAGCGTCACGGATATTATGGCCGAGATTTCGGTGGCGTCGCAGGAGCAGAGCAAGGGTATCGATCAGGTCGGGCAAGCCATTAATTCCATTGATAACGTGACCCAGCAGAATGCGGCGCTGGTCGAGCAATCCACCGCGGCGGCGGCATCACTGGCCGGGCAAGCGGCTGGATTGAGTGAGGCTGTGTCGGCGTTTCGTATCGATAATGTGGAGCCGCGTCGGGCGGTGAGTGCTCCGGCGCGATCGGCACTGGCACAACCGACCTCTCTTGGTGCATTACCGGCAGCCAAAAAAGCCAAAAACACCCAGGCCGACTGGGAGACCTTTTGA
- a CDS encoding ABC transporter ATP-binding protein, giving the protein MRTSSSARLTVTHLRVADASGQVLLKDIHFDAAPGECLAVIGPNGSGKSTLLRALLHDLTPVAGCICLNDKPLAQLSRLTRARYMALMSQHDTPCLALTVAEYVALGCLPQAGVTSAAQQHAWIAQALADTGLSELRQRPLAALSGGERQRAFLARALAQRPQVLLLDEPTNHLDPVGRAAMLARVKHAGMTVIAVLHDLSLVESFADRVLVLSQGRQVCWDTPSRALASESLYPVFGIQSFLLTHPQTGQPLRFFDVPTGPSFSPSEDKHETGVKR; this is encoded by the coding sequence ATGCGGACGTCTTCCTCTGCACGATTAACGGTTACGCATTTGCGCGTTGCGGATGCCAGCGGACAGGTCTTGCTCAAAGATATTCACTTTGACGCAGCTCCCGGTGAGTGTCTGGCGGTTATCGGGCCGAATGGCAGCGGTAAATCCACGCTGTTGCGTGCGCTATTACATGATTTAACGCCGGTTGCGGGCTGTATTTGCCTCAATGACAAGCCGCTGGCGCAGTTATCGCGTCTGACGCGAGCAAGGTACATGGCGCTGATGAGTCAGCACGATACGCCGTGTCTTGCGCTGACGGTCGCGGAATATGTTGCGCTTGGCTGTCTGCCGCAGGCGGGTGTCACATCGGCCGCGCAACAGCACGCGTGGATAGCGCAAGCACTGGCGGATACCGGGTTGTCGGAACTGCGACAGCGGCCACTGGCAGCGTTGTCCGGTGGTGAACGGCAGCGGGCTTTTCTGGCGCGGGCTCTGGCGCAGCGTCCACAGGTGTTGCTGCTCGATGAGCCGACCAACCATCTCGACCCGGTCGGTCGGGCGGCGATGCTGGCGCGAGTCAAACATGCAGGCATGACGGTGATTGCGGTACTGCATGACCTGTCGCTGGTGGAGTCTTTTGCCGATCGGGTACTGGTGCTGTCTCAGGGGCGTCAGGTGTGTTGGGACACGCCATCGCGCGCACTGGCCAGCGAGAGTCTCTACCCAGTGTTTGGTATCCAGAGTTTTTTGCTGACGCATCCACAAACCGGTCAGCCTTTGCGTTTTTTTGATGTGCCGACAGGGCCATCGTTTTCACCCTCAGAGGATAAGCATGAAACAGGTGTTAAGCGCTAA
- a CDS encoding ABC transporter substrate-binding protein, translated as MASWLLNAGVLLGFLGGMAQASGFPVTVQSCGKPLTFTQAPSRAIINDLNMSEMAFALNLQPQIIGLTGISGWYKMTAEFREKMGNIPELSPKYPSLESLLNASPDFFFAGWNYGMKVGGEVTPQTLATYGIQTLVLSESCIFEDRKRPRASMALLYDDMLTLGRIFGRAEQAQALVAHWQAQLAALPKPPQGHAAQKVFVYDSGEDKPFTSGVYAMPTAMIEAAGGRNVMETMQASWATTSWETVSAAEPDVIILLDYQNGGGAAALQHFLQVHPLMKYTPAVKNQRYLRLQYAELTPGPANIRAIEKLSRVLYPDTPAS; from the coding sequence GTGGCCAGCTGGCTTTTGAACGCAGGCGTATTATTGGGTTTTTTAGGCGGTATGGCGCAAGCCTCGGGTTTTCCTGTCACGGTGCAAAGCTGTGGCAAGCCATTGACCTTCACCCAGGCTCCCTCGCGCGCCATCATCAATGACCTGAATATGTCTGAAATGGCTTTTGCCCTGAATTTACAGCCGCAGATAATCGGCCTGACCGGGATCAGCGGCTGGTACAAAATGACAGCGGAATTTCGTGAGAAAATGGGAAATATTCCTGAGCTTTCACCGAAATACCCGTCACTTGAGTCGTTACTGAACGCGAGCCCGGATTTCTTTTTCGCTGGCTGGAACTACGGTATGAAAGTGGGCGGAGAGGTGACACCGCAGACGCTGGCAACCTATGGCATCCAAACGCTGGTACTCAGTGAAAGCTGTATTTTTGAAGACAGGAAACGCCCGCGCGCCAGCATGGCATTACTGTATGACGATATGCTAACGCTGGGGCGTATTTTCGGGCGTGCAGAGCAGGCGCAGGCGCTGGTTGCACACTGGCAGGCGCAACTCGCTGCACTGCCTAAACCCCCGCAGGGCCACGCTGCGCAAAAGGTATTTGTGTATGACTCCGGTGAGGATAAACCCTTTACCAGCGGTGTGTATGCGATGCCGACGGCGATGATTGAGGCCGCAGGCGGGCGCAATGTGATGGAAACCATGCAGGCGAGCTGGGCCACCACCTCTTGGGAAACCGTCTCTGCCGCGGAGCCGGATGTGATTATCTTGCTGGATTACCAAAACGGTGGCGGAGCCGCGGCGTTACAGCACTTCCTGCAAGTGCATCCGCTGATGAAATACACCCCGGCGGTCAAGAACCAGCGTTATCTGCGGTTGCAGTACGCCGAACTGACGCCGGGGCCTGCCAATATTCGCGCGATTGAGAAGCTCTCCCGCGTGCTCTACCCGGATACACCGGCTTCATGA
- a CDS encoding FecCD family ABC transporter permease, whose translation MQRYYVLSGLLLAGLLLVVMALSTAIGATRIPLAQVVAALIPDEGSVPDGVRRIVLALRLPRTLLAVLTGAGLAIVGALLQTTTRNELADPFLFGLSSGASAGAVLVITRFGEWFGLFTLPVAAFGGGICSALCVMLLFFLRRGRQAEHLVMCGLAMSFLFGAVTSYLVFSGDQRAASSVLFWSLGGLGLARWDNLPLALCSLLLLVVLVVTRWRALDSLLAGEQTALSMGVHVNRLRIEVFIGCALATALLVSLTGVIGFVGLMVPHLCRPLAGVRHRRLIPLCGLLGAILLCGGDTLSRVLLPSQELPVGIVTAGLGGLFVISLLAKR comes from the coding sequence ATGCAGCGATATTATGTGCTGTCCGGCCTGCTGCTGGCTGGCCTGCTGCTGGTGGTGATGGCACTGAGTACCGCCATCGGCGCGACCCGCATTCCACTGGCACAGGTCGTGGCCGCGCTGATACCCGATGAAGGCAGTGTGCCGGACGGCGTGCGGCGTATCGTGCTGGCGTTGCGCCTGCCGCGTACCCTGCTGGCAGTGCTCACCGGTGCGGGCCTGGCGATTGTCGGCGCACTGTTGCAAACCACCACCCGCAACGAACTGGCGGACCCTTTCCTGTTTGGCCTCTCTTCTGGCGCATCTGCCGGTGCGGTGCTGGTGATAACCCGCTTTGGCGAATGGTTTGGCCTGTTCACGTTGCCGGTGGCGGCATTTGGTGGCGGGATCTGTTCGGCTCTCTGCGTGATGCTGCTGTTTTTTTTGCGGCGAGGCCGGCAGGCCGAGCATCTGGTGATGTGCGGGCTGGCGATGTCGTTTCTGTTTGGTGCCGTCACCAGCTATCTGGTGTTCTCCGGCGACCAGCGAGCCGCCAGTTCGGTGCTGTTTTGGTCGTTAGGGGGGCTTGGGCTGGCGCGCTGGGATAATTTGCCGCTGGCACTGTGCAGCCTGCTGCTGCTTGTTGTCCTGGTGGTGACGCGCTGGCGCGCGCTCGACAGCTTGCTGGCCGGAGAGCAAACCGCGCTCTCGATGGGAGTTCATGTTAACCGCCTGCGTATCGAAGTGTTTATCGGGTGTGCGCTCGCTACTGCGCTACTGGTTTCCCTGACCGGGGTGATTGGCTTTGTCGGGCTGATGGTGCCGCATCTATGCCGACCGCTCGCCGGGGTGCGCCATCGCAGGTTGATCCCGCTCTGTGGCCTGCTGGGGGCGATATTACTATGTGGTGGCGACACCCTGAGCCGGGTGTTGCTGCCTTCTCAGGAGTTACCAGTGGGAATTGTGACCGCCGGGCTCGGCGGGCTGTTTGTCATCAGCCTGCTGGCGAAACGTTAG
- the uraD gene encoding 2-oxo-4-hydroxy-4-carboxy-5-ureidoimidazoline decarboxylase, with amino-acid sequence MITLEQFNLLSVSEAVALLTPCVALPGFAKHVTAGRPYGNRAALLAAGLQATQGWQGEELAQALRNHPHIGALAAGVVSPQQQGEGQRETLSLSQALRTANASYESRFGRVFLIRAKGRSGEEILHILHRRLQNNEQQETAEALEQLRQITLLRLESMVGE; translated from the coding sequence ATGATCACGTTGGAACAGTTTAACCTGCTCAGTGTCAGTGAAGCTGTAGCGTTATTGACACCCTGCGTGGCGCTACCAGGTTTTGCAAAACACGTTACCGCCGGTCGCCCTTACGGCAACCGGGCGGCACTGTTGGCCGCCGGACTGCAAGCCACCCAAGGCTGGCAAGGCGAGGAGCTGGCGCAGGCATTGCGTAACCACCCGCACATCGGCGCGCTGGCCGCAGGCGTAGTGTCACCTCAGCAGCAGGGCGAAGGACAGCGCGAAACCCTCTCGCTGTCGCAGGCGCTGCGCACGGCCAACGCCAGTTATGAATCGCGTTTTGGCCGGGTATTTTTAATTCGCGCCAAGGGCCGTAGCGGTGAGGAAATTTTGCACATTCTGCATCGCCGGTTACAAAATAACGAACAGCAGGAAACCGCCGAGGCGCTGGAGCAACTGCGCCAGATTACGCTGTTACGGCTGGAAAGCATGGTGGGCGAATAA